In Rosa chinensis cultivar Old Blush chromosome 1, RchiOBHm-V2, whole genome shotgun sequence, a genomic segment contains:
- the LOC112164955 gene encoding probable inactive dual specificity protein phosphatase-like At4g18593, whose product MITYCMCGFGGKTGTSAFRCKKCRRLVAVQDNVVDHIPGQGETSFEWRKRKGSNYNNFEDFECSSIFVEPLKWMTAVEEGAMEGKLSCASNAVAGAGSPLPSSSIEAEWT is encoded by the exons ATGATTACATATTGTATGTGCGGTTTTGGAGGAAAAACTGGGACATCTGCATTTCGCTGCAAAAAATGTCGTAGACTTGTTGCAGTACAGGATAATGTTGTGGACCACATTCCAGGTCAGGGTGAGACATCTTTTGAATGGCGCAAGCGGAAAGGTAGCAACTATAACAACTTTGAGGATTTTGAATGTTCATCCATATTTGTTGAGCCTTTAAAATGGATGACAGCAG TGGAAGAAGGTGCAATGGAGGGCAAGTTGTCCTGCGCATCCAATGCAGTTGCGGGAGCTGGATCACCCCTGCCTTCCAGCTCCATAGAAGCCGAGTGGACATGA
- the LOC112164972 gene encoding protein transport protein SEC31-like, with amino-acid sequence MPSQSVFSPPGSSSSWPALPNWQSGLLGPSPQWCPNCHTNQHHLSQCPHRFTGPSTAPPFAGAHFLGDPNWYPDTGATHHMTAMPLQHSQSYGGPYNVYMGNGDSMPVTHSGNLPFSIGNSKFSLESVLCIPSIRKNLLSVARFTKDNLVHTTTDLLKFVLLSSPVPPQAHLPSPLSSPSDVGPSHVPSPSEGVDFSTVPTSLASQPISPAPRLPTHAPPSEPVLPQSSPAGPVVQYTCRRQIQSIPVPPNPAASSAAGLSSGPPLPDPSSANQVAPAPIPPPNAPLPHVSAPSPAAAPDAAPMPQVSAPPPRPSMVTHLREGIVQPRQQTDGTVAILYLVLFSPWWNLLNPPITPKLPKNRNGVRP; translated from the exons ATGCCATCGCAGTCCGTCTTTTCTCCACccgggtcttcttcttcttggccaGCACTTCCTAATTGGCAGAGTGGGCTTTTAGGTCCAAGTCCACAGTGGTGTCCGAATTGTCACACAAATCAGCATCATCTATCGCAGTGTCCACATCGTTTCACTGGTCCATCCACTGCCCCTCCCTTTGCTGGTGCCCATTTTTTGGGTGATCCTAATTGGTATCCTGATACTGGCGCTACTCATCACATGACGGCAATGCCACTTCAACATTCTCAATCTTATGGTGGTCCTTATAACGTTTATATGGGTAATGGTGATTCTATGCCAGTCACTCATTCTGGTAACCTTCCATTCTCTATAGGCAATTCTAAATTCTCCTTAGAAAGTGTCTTGTGTATACCTTCCATTCGTAAAAATCTCTTATCTGTTGCTCGCTTCACTAAGGATAATCTT GTACATACTACCACTGATCTGCTAAAATTTGTGCTATTGTCTAGCCCTGTTCCTCCGCAGGCCCACCTGCCGAGCCCATTGTCATCCCCATCTGACGTGGGCCCATCCCAtgttccttctccttctgaaGGTGTTGACTTCTCAACGGTACCAACGTCACTTGCGTCACAACCAATTTCCCCAGCTCCGCGACTTCCGACCCACGCCCCTCCTTCTGAGCCCGTGCTCCCCCAATCTTCCCCTGCCGGTCCAGTCGTTCAGTACACTTGTCGCCGTCAGATTCAGTCAATTCCAGTCCCACCGAACCCGGCTGCATCCTCTGCCGCTGGTCTTTCTTCTGGGCCTCCACTTCCCGATCCTTCCTCCGCTAACCAAGTCGCGCCGGCTCCTATTCCTCCACCCAACGCTCCTCTGCCGCATGTTTCAGCTCCGTCGCCAGCAGCCGCACCTGACGCTGCTCCTATGCCACAGGTTTCAGCACCTCCTCCCCGTCCCAGCATGGTGACCCATCTCCGTGAAGGGATTGTTCAGCCCCGACAACAGACCGATGGGACGGTTGCTATCCTGTACCTCGTGCTCTTCTCTCCTTGGTGGAACTTGCTGAACCCACCTATTACTCCCAAGCTTCCCAAAAATCGGAATGGCGTTAGGCCATGA